One stretch of Carcharodon carcharias isolate sCarCar2 chromosome 20, sCarCar2.pri, whole genome shotgun sequence DNA includes these proteins:
- the LOC121292420 gene encoding suppressor of cytokine signaling 4-like, giving the protein MSQQRGAASENLDVKPKVNQGNSVDHRDGYTWSSKKRSRSSKMDTPSVGGVGALAGISSTASRRERKLSSPGPELDLEDSCSHKLSSRSLKQKIQDAVAQCFPLKMHNHKNSALISKSKIHIRDLLVDNCPFPIGSELAQKWHLINWHAIPLTQSCGIWEGSEVGFDEHELEEGCRMSIELEVDPPDTHIRTLEVISQINALHKQNSEVEHGMNELACDNSTTFHSNDSDSDEELMALFTDSENQNSTKQDFENNCSWLAPFHKYHTEFGYIYRLVPDLFWISNNPCYWGVMDRYGAEALLEGKPEGTYLLRDSAQEDYLFSVSFRRYSRSLHARIEQWNHNFSFDAHDPCVFHAPSVTGLLEHYRDPNSCMFFEPLLSLPLNRTFPFSLQRLCRAVICSSTTYEGIDALPIPPSLKVYLKEYHYKQKIRVLKISAQQWYGGLKGNQ; this is encoded by the coding sequence ATGTCACAACAAAGAGGAGCAGCATCTGAAAACTTGGATGTAAAACCTAAGGTCAACCAAGGGAACAGTGTTGACCATAGGGATGGTTATACTTGGAGTAGTAAGAAACGTTCACGATCTTCCAAAATGGATACTCCTtcagttggaggggtgggggctcTTGCTGGGATATCGTCAACTGCTTCACGAAGGGAGAGAAAACTCAGCTCTCCTGGACCTGAGCTGGATCTTGAAGATTCATGTTCACACAAGCTGTCTAGTCGATCACTGAAGCAGAAGATCCAAGATGCAGTAGCTCAGTGTTTCCCTCTTAAGATGCATAACCATAAAAACTCTGCTTTAATTTCCAAAAGTAAAATCCACATTCGTGATCTGCTGGTGGATAATTGCCCATTTCCAATTGGATCTGAGCTGGCTCAAAAATGGCACTTGATTAATTGGCATGCAATTCCATTGACTCAAAGCTGTGGAATCTGGGAAGGCTCAGAAGTGGGATTTGATGAACATGAACTAGAAGAAGGGTGCAGAATGAGTATTGAACTAGAGGTGGACcctccagacacacacattcGTACACTTGAAGTGATTTCTCAGATTAATGCTTTGCACAAACAGAACTCTGAAGTGGAGCACGGAATGAATGAATTAGCATGTGACAATAGCACAACGTTTCATTCGAATGATTCAGACTCTGATGAGGAACTGATGGCTCTTTTCACAGATTCTGAAAATCAGAATAGCACCAAACAGGATTTTGAGAATAATTGCAGTTGGCTAGCACCCTTTCACAAATACCACACTGAGTTTGGCTACATCTACCGCTTAGTCCCAGATCTATTTTGGATCAGTAATAATCCATGTTACTGGGGTGTAATGGATAGATATGGAGCTGAGGCTCTGTTAGAGGGTAAACCAGAAGGTACATATTTGCTCAGAGACTCTGCCCAGGAGGACTACCTCTTCTCTGTCAGTTTCAGACGTTATAGCCGCTCTCTCCATGCTAGAATTGAACAGTGGAACCATAACTTTAGTTTTGATGCCCATGATCCCTGTGTTTTTCATGCACCCAGCGTAACTGGCCTTTTGGAACATTACAGGGACCCAAACTCATGTATGTTCTTTGAACCACTGTTGTCACTTCCACTAAACAGGACTTTTCCATTTTCACTTCAGCGCCTTTGCAGAGCTGTaatttgcagctccacaacttatGAAGGAATTGATGCTCTTCCTATACCACCATCATTGAAAGTTTACTTGAAAGAATACCATTACAAACAAAAAATAAGAGTGCTCAAGATCAGCGCACAACAATGGTATGGTGGATTGAAAGGCAATCAGTAA